The Geothrix oryzae DNA window CAGCTCGGCGGGAACGACGAGGTCCTTGAGGTAGACACCCTTCCAGCCCTTGAGCTGGGCGCGGTAGGACAGATCGGCATCCTCGGTGATGGTGTCGTGCTCCCAACCGCCCGCATCGGCGATGGCGGCGACGCGCCACATGCCGGCGGTGCCGCTGAAGTTGAAGAAGGCGTGGGAGCGGTGGCGGGCCGTGTGCTCGAAGACGAAGTGGCCGTCGAGGAGGATCGCCTGCACCTGGGTGAGGAGGGAGAACTCGCGGTTCAGGTGGGCCCAGCAACCCTGGACGAAGGCCACCTTCTCGTCGGCGAAGTGGGGCACGGCTTTGCGCAGGAAGTCTTCCGTGGGGAGGAAGTCGGCGTCGAACATGGCCACCAGCTCGCCCTTGGCGACCTTGAGGCCTTCGGAAAGCGCGCCGGCCTTGAAGCCCGTGCGGTCCGTGCGATGGAGGTAGTGGATGTCGAAGCCGAGGGCCTTGTAGCGGTCCACCACGGCGCTGGCGACCTTGACGGTATCGTCCGTGGAATCGTCCAGCACCTGGATCTCGAGCTTCTCCTTGGGCCAGTCCATCTTCACGACATGGTCCATGAGGCGCTCGATGACATTCATCTCGTTGAACACCGCCAGCTGCACCGTGACCACCGGCAGGTAGTTCTCGTCGCCCTTGGGCTGGGGAACCTCATTCTTGTGGCGGTAGTAGAGCAGCAGCATCCAGAGGCGATGCGCCCCGTAGATGCTCAGGATGGTGAGCAGCGTGAAGTAGGTGCCGAGCACGATGGTCTTGACGACTTCCATCACGGAATAAACCTCCCACAGCCCAGGTCAGTGGGCCTGCTTATAGTCTGGCAGGGACGCTGGGAAAATCCACGAAAAACCTAACAATCTACCGCTTCATCTCCGATGGGTTCGGTAGGATGCTGACATGGCCGACCTCGACAACCTGAACCTCCCCCAATCCATCGGCCGCTACCAGGTCCTCCGCCTGCTGGGCTCCGGTGCCATGGGTAGCGTGGTGCTGGCGGAGGACCCCCGGATCAAGCGCAAGGTGGCGATCAAGCTGATGCGGATGGATGCGGCCCGGACCGAGGCGGATCGCCACGAATATCTCCTTCGTTTCCAGCGGGAAGCCGAAGTTTCGGGCCTGCTCAACCACCCGGGGATCGTGGCCATCTACGATGTCGGGGAAGAGGAGGGGCTGGGGCCCTTCCTGGCCATGGAGTTCGTGTCCGGAAAGCCCCTGGACAGCCTCATCAAGACCGGCCCGCCGCTCCCGACGAAAGAAAAGCTGCGGATCGCCGTGGGGTTGGCGGAGGCCCTCGACCACGCCCACGCCAAGGGGATCGTCCACCGGGATGTGAAGCCGGGCAACGCGATGGTGGGCGAGGACGGCCGCACCAAGCTGATGGATTTCGGCATCGCCAAGCGGGAGGACGCCAGCCTCACCCAGACGGGCACCTTCCTGGGCACTCCCAGCTACGCCAGTCCCGAGCAGATCCGCGAAGGCACGGTGGACAGCCGGTCCGACATCTTCAGCTTCGGGGTGCTGGTCTTCGAGCTGATGAGCGGCCAGTCGCCGTTTCCCGGCAACTCCATCAACACCATCCTCTATCGCATCGTGAACGAACCGCCCGTCGAGGTGCAGCCTCCGGTCACCGGCATCCTGCCCGAAGGCTGGCGGCGGGTCTTCGACAAGGTGCTGGCCAAACGGCCGGAGGACCGGCACGCCACCTGCACGGCCTTCGTGCGGGACCTGCTCGACGCGGTGGTGGACCTCGGCAAGGAGGACCGGCGCGAGATCCTCGGGCTCATGAAGCTGAGCGGCGATTCGCCGCTCCCGGAGATCACCTCCACCTCCTTTGACGAGACCATGGTGGTGCTGCGGGCCGAATCCAGCCGGGCCAGTCGGATCTGGCTGGGCCTGGCCGCCGCTGCGGTCCTGGCGGTGGGTGGGTGGTTCCTCTTCCGCGGGCCGAAGGGCACCCGGCTGCAGATCGACTCCCAGCCCGCGGGGGCCAAGGTCTTCGTGAACGGGCTGGCCGTGGGCGCCACGCCCATGAACCAGCCGCTGCAGGCAGGCGATCAGCTGCGTCTCGAGCTGAAGGGCTTCCAGCCCGTCCTCTATGCGTTCAAGCCCGGTGAGGCGCCCCCCGCCTTCCCCCTGGAGGCCATCATTACGGAGGAGACGCTCGATTCCGTGCCTCAGGGGGCCACCGTCGTGCTGGATGAGAAGCCCCTGGAGGGCGTGACGCCCCTGAAGGTGCGCTGGAATCAGGGGCAGCCGCACCGCCTGACGCTCACCAAGGAGAAGCTGGGGTACGCCTCGGATTTCGGCCCCGGCGAGGTCCCCGGAGGGCGGGCCTTTGAACTGAAGGAGGCCACCACCGCCGATACGAGGCAGGAGCCGCCCCTGGATCCCAACGCCCCGGGGACCCTCAAGCTGGCGGGTGGGTTCAGCGTGCGCGTGAAGGTGGATGGCAAGGACCTGGGCGACCTCAGCCCCGGCGCCAAGCTGGCGCTGCCGCCGGGCCCCCACAAGGTCGAGCTCGTCAGTCCCAAACACTTCTACAAAGACAGCCGGGCGCTGAGCGTGTCTGCGGGTCAGGTCCTCCCCCTGACGCTCCCCGCCCTCGCGGCCCTTACCGTCGAGACCTTCCCCGGTACCGGCAAGGTCTTCGTGGATGGTCAGGACGCGGGCATCGAGAGCGACGGCAGCAGCGTCCAGGTGGCCCAGGGCCGCCACACCATCACCGTCCGGGGTGCCCGGGGGAGCAAGAGCGAAACGGTGGAGGTCCGTGGGGACAAGGGGTTGCGGTTCCCCTTGTAACCTGGGAATGGGCTGCAAAGCCATCCCAGGCTTCAAGTCCCTCAATGACGGGTGCAGGCAGGAGTCCCGGGGTATGCGCGAAGCGCGGAGCCCCCGGGACAGCATTGGTTGGGGAGGAAGGATTCGAACCCTCGGTACGCAGGATCAAAACCTGCTGCCTTACCACTTGGCTACTCCCCAGGCGCAGAGGCAAGCATAGCGCGGCTCTGCGTCCCGCCCAAGTCCGACTCTCGGATCAGGCCCAGGCCAGAGGCCCGTTCAGGGATTGCTCTTGGGCGTGAACCCGAATTCCTCGACGCTCAGCAGGTCGGGGCGCACCACAGCGGCTTCGCCCCGCTCGATGCGGCTGAGGGCGCGGTTTCCGGTGGCGGTCTCATAGGCCAGGAGCACGCGCTCCTCGATCTGCTCGCGGAGGGTGTTGTTCAAGGGGTAGGCAATGTCCTTGAAGCTGCCATCGCGCTTGCGACGGCTGGGCATGGCCACGAAGTACCCGTCCTCGCCCTCCACCACCCGCAGGTCGCCGACCAGGAAGCAGTCATCGATCACCAGGCCCGCAAAGGCCCGCAGCTTGTCGTCGCCTTCCACCTTGGTGATGCGAACATCCGTAATGTTGAGCATGTCAGTCCTCAGTCTTGAATCCTCAGGCCTCAGTCGTCAGGAGCGAGGTGGACTCTCAGGTTATCCGATCTCGATCCAGCCCCACTGGCGGCCGGTGGTCTCACCGCGGCGGTACGAGTAGAGCAGGTCGGGGCGGCACACGGTGCAGAGCGGCATGCTGCCGTCCCGGGCCGGATCCAGGCCCAGATCCAGGGCCTGGGCCCGTAGGAAGCCATGCAGGTCGAGATGGGGTTTCCCCGAGGGACCTTCAGAACGCAGCCCCTCGTGCCAGGCGGGATCCTGGCGCGCGGCCTCGATGACCTCCCCGCCCACTTCGAAGTGGCAGGCCAGGATGGCGGGGCCGAGGGCCCAGACCAGGTCCGCGGGGCGCCCCCCCAGGGCACGGTAGCGTGCCGTGCCGCGGCGCAGGATGCCCCGGCCGGGGCCCTCGAAAGGGGTGTCATCGCCGTATCCGGTGGCGCCCCGCCACCCCGCATGCAGGGCCGCGACCCAGCGGCGGCCGTCGGGGAGCGGGCCGGCCAGCAGCACGGGTACGCAATCGGCCACGCGCACACCGATGCGGACGCCGGGGGCGGTGGTCCAGAGACCATCGCCCTCCACCACGGCCCCCACGGTGAGGTCCGATGCCTCCACCACGCCACAGCGGTGCACCTGGTTCAGGCGCCGGACGGGCAGATCCTCGGGGGGATCCAGGCGGGTGGAGAAGCCCCAGGTCAGAGGGAAGGGGGGCCGGACCTCGGGGATGAGCAACGGGCCCTCAGCCCTTGGTGCCGAGGCGGGCTTCCATCCACTGCTTGATGCGGTTGGCGTCGCCCAGCCGGGTGTATTTGCCCCAGGAATCCAGCAGGATGATGAGCACGGGCCGGTTGGCCAGCATGGCCTGCATGACGAGACAGCGACCGGCCTCTTCGATGTAGCCGGTCTTGGAAAGACCGATGCTCCAGCGGGGGCTGCGCACCAGGGCGTTGGTGTTGGGGAACTGGATGCTCTTTCGGCCGGACAGGATGCTGGTCTCGGGCCGGGTGGTGAAATCGCGGATTTCGGGGTAGTTGTAGGCGCTTTCGAGGATGCGGGCCAGGTCCCGGGCGGTGGCGACATTGCCGCTCGAAAGGCCCGTGGGATCCTCGAAGCGGGCCCCGGTCAGGCCGAGTTCCTTCGCCTTGGCGTTCATGGCCTGAACGAAGGCCGAAAGACCACCCGGGAAGGTGCGGCCCAGGGCGTGGGCGGCACGGTTCTCGGAAGCCAGCAGGGCCAGCAGCAGGGCCTGCTCCCGGGGCAGGCGGGTGCCCACGGGCAGGCGGGACTTGCTGTGGCGCAGCATGTCCTTGTCATCATTGGTGATGGTGAGGATTTCCTGGGGGTCGAGGTGGGCGTCCAGCAGCACCATGGCGGTCATGAGCTTGGTGATCGACGCGATGGGCACCACGGCGCCGGCCTGCTTCTCCAGCAGGGTCTGGCCCGTGCTCTGGTCCAGCACCAGGGCGGATGCGGACTTCAAGGTCAGCTTGGTTGCGGAATGGGCCGAGCCAGCACTCAGGGCCGCACATCCCGCGGCCAAGACGACTCCTGCCAACCGAAAACCCCTGCTGAATCCCATGCACGCTCCTGAAGATTCCGACTGTTGTCACTTATTACCAGTCTATCGGATCGGGAGGTCCCTTGCTCAAGGGCAATTCTTGCTCAAGGCCACAAGAGGACCAGAAGGCTCAGGTCGGTGACGGCCCAGGCACCCAGGCCCCAGTACATGCCAGCTTCGTGCCGATGATCCGACCAGGTGCGCCACCGGGCCAGCCAGGGCAGCAGGACGGCCAGCCAGGCGACCAGGGAGATGGCCAGGAACCCGGGATTCCGCCCCTTGGCCAGGACGGCGGCGGCGAAGAGACCATGGGCGATCAGGGCCGCCCCGAGGGCCAATCCCAGGCTCCGGCCCACGCCCACGCGGATGACCAGGGTGCGGTCACCCCGCCGGGCGTCCTCGGCCACCTGGTAGATCTGGGTCATGGGGTAGAGCGTGGCGAAGAGAAAGGCAAAGCCGAGGGCGGCCCTGAGGATGGCCGGGCTGAACGGCCGGCCGGTGAGGGCCCAGCCCGCCAGGGGCGTGAACAGGCCGAACCCCAGGCAGTTGATGAGCAGATCCCACCCCGCCCGGGCCTTGAGGCGTGCCGGGGGCACGGAGTAGAGGATGCTCATGGCCACGCAGCCGAGGTTGAGGAGGGCGAAGGGGCGGGGAAGAAGGAAGCCCAGGAGGGCTGAGGCGGCCAGCAGCACCGCGGAGAAGGTCAGCAGGTGGTCCGGGGGCTTGGGGGGCGCCTTGAGATACCCGATGTCGCCCTCGTCCTGGTCGAAGGCGCTGTTGATGGCCAGGGTGCCCCCGTTCATCAGGGCCACGAACACCAGCCAGCCCAGGAGGGCGGGGCCCGCTACCAGGGGCCAGCCCGAGGCCAACAGCGCGCCGAGCAGGAAGTGGGCCGTCATGATCGGCCATTCCAGCGGGCGCAGGTGGAGCAGGTACG harbors:
- a CDS encoding SpoVG family protein, which produces MLNITDVRITKVEGDDKLRAFAGLVIDDCFLVGDLRVVEGEDGYFVAMPSRRKRDGSFKDIAYPLNNTLREQIEERVLLAYETATGNRALSRIERGEAAVVRPDLLSVEEFGFTPKSNP
- a CDS encoding polyphenol oxidase family protein, which gives rise to MLIPEVRPPFPLTWGFSTRLDPPEDLPVRRLNQVHRCGVVEASDLTVGAVVEGDGLWTTAPGVRIGVRVADCVPVLLAGPLPDGRRWVAALHAGWRGATGYGDDTPFEGPGRGILRRGTARYRALGGRPADLVWALGPAILACHFEVGGEVIEAARQDPAWHEGLRSEGPSGKPHLDLHGFLRAQALDLGLDPARDGSMPLCTVCRPDLLYSYRRGETTGRQWGWIEIG
- a CDS encoding serine hydrolase, producing the protein MGFSRGFRLAGVVLAAGCAALSAGSAHSATKLTLKSASALVLDQSTGQTLLEKQAGAVVPIASITKLMTAMVLLDAHLDPQEILTITNDDKDMLRHSKSRLPVGTRLPREQALLLALLASENRAAHALGRTFPGGLSAFVQAMNAKAKELGLTGARFEDPTGLSSGNVATARDLARILESAYNYPEIRDFTTRPETSILSGRKSIQFPNTNALVRSPRWSIGLSKTGYIEEAGRCLVMQAMLANRPVLIILLDSWGKYTRLGDANRIKQWMEARLGTKG
- a CDS encoding UbiA family prenyltransferase; the protein is MTGAAPRFPLRTFVQRLLGPEVTAYLLHLRPLEWPIMTAHFLLGALLASGWPLVAGPALLGWLVFVALMNGGTLAINSAFDQDEGDIGYLKAPPKPPDHLLTFSAVLLAASALLGFLLPRPFALLNLGCVAMSILYSVPPARLKARAGWDLLINCLGFGLFTPLAGWALTGRPFSPAILRAALGFAFLFATLYPMTQIYQVAEDARRGDRTLVIRVGVGRSLGLALGAALIAHGLFAAAVLAKGRNPGFLAISLVAWLAVLLPWLARWRTWSDHRHEAGMYWGLGAWAVTDLSLLVLLWP
- a CDS encoding cellulose synthase family protein, giving the protein MEVVKTIVLGTYFTLLTILSIYGAHRLWMLLLYYRHKNEVPQPKGDENYLPVVTVQLAVFNEMNVIERLMDHVVKMDWPKEKLEIQVLDDSTDDTVKVASAVVDRYKALGFDIHYLHRTDRTGFKAGALSEGLKVAKGELVAMFDADFLPTEDFLRKAVPHFADEKVAFVQGCWAHLNREFSLLTQVQAILLDGHFVFEHTARHRSHAFFNFSGTAGMWRVAAIADAGGWEHDTITEDADLSYRAQLKGWKGVYLKDLVVPAELPVEVNAFKSQQHRWAKGNAQVIRKLMKTIWKSNESLHTKLECWFHLTANCNYMLMVVLSVIMVPAMIFRAGTPVHVLLLTDGPFFLLNAVSVGLYFGLSQKELTDNTGWQSRLKYIPGLMGLGIGLALNQAKAVLEGFFTDDKEFKRTPKYGVDATGKTVTKRAYKVPKSLMTFLELGFAIYYFAAVLVAIWIRKWASVPFLWLFFSGFSYMSILSLADVKLFRRLAMDEPADDAQSAANFVQ
- a CDS encoding serine/threonine-protein kinase, translated to MADLDNLNLPQSIGRYQVLRLLGSGAMGSVVLAEDPRIKRKVAIKLMRMDAARTEADRHEYLLRFQREAEVSGLLNHPGIVAIYDVGEEEGLGPFLAMEFVSGKPLDSLIKTGPPLPTKEKLRIAVGLAEALDHAHAKGIVHRDVKPGNAMVGEDGRTKLMDFGIAKREDASLTQTGTFLGTPSYASPEQIREGTVDSRSDIFSFGVLVFELMSGQSPFPGNSINTILYRIVNEPPVEVQPPVTGILPEGWRRVFDKVLAKRPEDRHATCTAFVRDLLDAVVDLGKEDRREILGLMKLSGDSPLPEITSTSFDETMVVLRAESSRASRIWLGLAAAAVLAVGGWFLFRGPKGTRLQIDSQPAGAKVFVNGLAVGATPMNQPLQAGDQLRLELKGFQPVLYAFKPGEAPPAFPLEAIITEETLDSVPQGATVVLDEKPLEGVTPLKVRWNQGQPHRLTLTKEKLGYASDFGPGEVPGGRAFELKEATTADTRQEPPLDPNAPGTLKLAGGFSVRVKVDGKDLGDLSPGAKLALPPGPHKVELVSPKHFYKDSRALSVSAGQVLPLTLPALAALTVETFPGTGKVFVDGQDAGIESDGSSVQVAQGRHTITVRGARGSKSETVEVRGDKGLRFPL